In Luteitalea sp. TBR-22, one genomic interval encodes:
- a CDS encoding glycosyltransferase family 4 protein: protein MKLGVVVQRYGADINGGAELHARYLAERLARKHEVEVLTTCARDYVTWRNECPEGQERIGPVAVRRFPVSRERDPEEFGRRSFQVFETPHSFNDELAWLDSEGPTSPALIAHLARHASTFDYLFFFSYRYHHAWHGIRAAADRAILVPTAERDPAIGLALFPPVFRGVRAIMYNSHEEQAMIRAVSRNDAVPGVVVGVGSEIPSEAVAERFRRTYDIRGPYVLYVGRIDENKGCRELFQFFQQYLFTSRRPLQLVLAGKALLPIPEHPLVRHVGFISDQDKFDALAGCEALIMPSFYESLSMVAIEAWAMGKPVLANARCDVLQGQCLRSNAGLFYADFREFAETLRTVTTNRALAEALGENGRRYYRDNYAWPVFDGKYDRMLDQLTQAPAATRGIEPIPGWLARRRATLPPAREVLAGVPDGPAPRPVASGPRTRPEGPPRGGRRGTRRRPTGRPAHARQGR, encoded by the coding sequence GTGAAACTCGGGGTCGTCGTCCAGCGGTACGGCGCCGACATCAACGGCGGCGCGGAACTGCACGCCAGGTACCTGGCCGAGCGGCTCGCGCGCAAGCACGAGGTCGAGGTGCTCACCACGTGCGCGCGCGACTACGTCACGTGGCGCAACGAGTGCCCCGAGGGGCAGGAGCGGATCGGCCCGGTCGCCGTACGCCGCTTCCCGGTGTCGCGCGAGCGCGATCCCGAGGAGTTCGGCAGGCGCTCGTTCCAGGTCTTCGAGACGCCGCACTCCTTCAACGACGAGCTCGCGTGGCTCGACAGCGAGGGGCCGACCAGCCCGGCGTTGATCGCCCACCTGGCCCGTCACGCGTCGACGTTCGATTACCTGTTCTTCTTCAGCTACCGGTACCACCACGCCTGGCACGGGATCCGTGCGGCGGCCGACCGGGCGATCCTCGTGCCGACCGCCGAGCGCGACCCGGCGATCGGCCTCGCGCTGTTCCCGCCGGTGTTCCGCGGCGTGCGGGCGATCATGTACAACTCGCACGAGGAGCAGGCGATGATCCGCGCGGTGTCGCGCAACGACGCCGTGCCCGGGGTGGTCGTCGGGGTCGGCTCGGAGATCCCGTCGGAGGCGGTGGCCGAGCGCTTCAGGCGCACGTACGACATCCGGGGACCGTACGTGCTGTACGTCGGCCGGATCGACGAGAACAAGGGCTGCCGCGAGCTGTTCCAGTTCTTCCAGCAGTACCTGTTCACCTCGCGCCGACCGCTGCAGCTCGTGCTCGCGGGCAAGGCGCTGCTGCCGATTCCCGAGCACCCGCTGGTGCGGCACGTCGGCTTCATCTCCGACCAGGACAAGTTCGACGCGCTGGCCGGGTGCGAGGCGCTGATCATGCCCTCGTTCTACGAGAGCCTCTCGATGGTGGCCATCGAGGCGTGGGCGATGGGCAAGCCGGTGCTGGCCAACGCCCGCTGCGACGTGCTGCAGGGCCAGTGCCTCCGCAGCAACGCCGGGCTGTTCTATGCCGACTTCCGCGAGTTCGCCGAGACGCTGCGCACGGTGACGACCAACCGGGCGCTGGCGGAGGCGCTCGGCGAGAACGGCCGCCGGTACTACCGGGACAACTACGCCTGGCCGGTGTTCGACGGCAAGTACGACCGCATGCTGGACCAGTTGACGCAGGCGCCAGCGGCGACCCGCGGCATCGAGCCGATCCCCGGCTGGCTGGCGCGTCGCCGCGCGACGCTGCCGCCGGCGCGCGAGGTGCTCGCGGGGGTGCCCGACGGCCCGGCGCCGAGGCCGGTTGCCTCCGGGCCGCGGACCCGTCCCGAAGGGCCGCCGCGCGGTGGTCGGCGTGGCACGCGTCGTCGTCCGACCGGGCGCCCGGCGCACGCAAGGCAGGGGCGCTGA
- a CDS encoding decaprenyl-phosphate phosphoribosyltransferase produces MTALHAPGTPRPSVAASLFLALRPAQWTKNLIVFAALIFGQRLLDGEAVVRAGVAFLAFCALSGVVYLLNDVVDREADRQHPIKRHRPIAAGHLTVGLALGFGATMLLAGLAASAWLGPAFLVHALAYVALQVGYSLGLKRQVILDVLSIALGFVIRASAGGAAIGVPVSQWLLMCTILLALFLALAKRRHEITLLGDEAARHRAILGEYTPYLVDQMIAVVTASTLMGYAFYTVSADTAERFGTPWLGLTFPFPLYGIFRYLYLVHRRSQGGSPTELLLADRPLLLCVALWGATTVALIYHPWTLAR; encoded by the coding sequence TTGACCGCCTTGCACGCACCCGGCACGCCGCGACCCTCCGTCGCGGCGTCGCTGTTTCTGGCCCTCCGTCCCGCACAGTGGACAAAGAACCTCATCGTCTTTGCGGCGCTGATCTTCGGGCAGCGGCTGCTCGACGGCGAGGCCGTGGTGCGCGCCGGCGTCGCGTTTCTCGCCTTCTGTGCGCTCTCGGGTGTCGTCTACCTGCTCAACGACGTGGTCGATCGGGAGGCCGATCGCCAGCACCCGATCAAGCGGCACCGCCCGATTGCGGCGGGTCACCTCACGGTCGGGCTCGCCCTCGGCTTCGGGGCGACGATGCTCCTGGCCGGGCTGGCCGCATCGGCGTGGCTGGGCCCGGCGTTCCTCGTGCATGCACTCGCGTACGTCGCGCTGCAGGTCGGCTACTCGCTGGGCCTCAAGCGACAGGTGATCCTCGACGTGCTGTCGATCGCCCTGGGCTTCGTGATCCGGGCCTCGGCGGGTGGGGCGGCCATCGGCGTGCCGGTCAGCCAGTGGCTGCTGATGTGCACGATCCTGCTGGCGCTGTTCCTGGCCCTGGCCAAGCGGCGCCACGAGATCACCCTGCTGGGCGACGAGGCGGCGCGGCACCGCGCCATCCTGGGCGAGTACACGCCCTACCTCGTGGACCAGATGATCGCCGTGGTCACGGCGTCCACGCTGATGGGGTACGCGTTCTACACGGTCAGCGCCGACACCGCGGAGCGGTTCGGGACGCCCTGGCTCGGGCTGACGTTCCCATTCCCGCTGTACGGCATCTTCCGGTACCTTTACCTGGTCCATCGCCGCAGCCAGGGCGGCAGTCCCACCGAGCTCCTGCTCGCGGACCGGCCCCTGCTGCTGTGCGTGGCCCTCTGGGGCGCGACCACCGTCGCGCTGATCTACCATCCGTGGACACTCGCCCGCTGA
- a CDS encoding STAS domain-containing protein → MQIEERVVGGVTILDLSGKMTLGEGDEMLREKIASLVNAGQKNLLLNLDGVPYIDSAGLGEMVRSYTTVSRQGGKLKLLNLTKRIEDLLSITKLLTVFETFDTEAEAIQSFSA, encoded by the coding sequence ATGCAGATTGAAGAGCGGGTCGTCGGCGGAGTGACGATTCTGGACCTCTCGGGCAAGATGACGCTCGGCGAGGGCGACGAGATGCTGCGCGAGAAGATTGCCAGCCTGGTCAACGCCGGCCAGAAGAACCTGTTGCTCAACCTCGACGGCGTGCCCTACATCGACAGTGCGGGCCTCGGCGAGATGGTGCGCTCCTACACCACCGTGAGCCGCCAGGGCGGCAAGCTGAAGCTGCTGAACCTCACCAAGCGCATCGAGGATCTCCTCTCGATCACCAAGCTGCTGACCGTGTTCGAGACCTTCGACACCGAAGCGGAAGCCATCCAGAGCTTCTCGGCCTAG
- the rpsU gene encoding 30S ribosomal protein S21 gives MAEVKVQEGESIESALRRFKRKVQQEDIIKDIKKHSFYLKPGDKRRAKQALARKRSRKKQRRETD, from the coding sequence GTGGCCGAAGTCAAGGTGCAGGAAGGTGAATCGATCGAAAGCGCCCTGCGGCGTTTCAAGCGCAAGGTGCAGCAGGAAGATATCATCAAGGACATCAAGAAACATTCGTTCTACCTGAAGCCGGGCGACAAGCGTCGCGCCAAGCAGGCCCTCGCCCGCAAGCGGAGCCGCAAGAAGCAGCGGCGGGAAACCGACTGA